One Phoenix dactylifera cultivar Barhee BC4 chromosome 14, palm_55x_up_171113_PBpolish2nd_filt_p, whole genome shotgun sequence DNA window includes the following coding sequences:
- the LOC103719638 gene encoding stemmadenine O-acetyltransferase-like translates to MAAAAAAAAEMFTVEVTSQETVKPSSPTPPHLQTHSLSWFDQLAPPSHVPLLLFYSPPPSPVLQSLKRSLSQTLSLFPLLAGRLENEASQIRCGDQGVEFFEARVDSTLSHLQQQQLSLQSLDALLPCDRSCSCWGQALLAVQINTLSCGSVVIGICVAHKIADGLSLANFVTAWAAAAAGGGGGDIPRPNLGAASLFPPSEKANLALASVKWSLKPTKKLLTKRFLFDEANLAALRGSSSTRVEAVAALVWRCAMRARPEEAAARVSLAFVVVDVRGRMEPPLDGSSFGNLCIYAAASEVEAGDEGAKRRTEVKLRNGIKKIDKEYLGQLQGADGPLLAFEKGREAAREHGKGDDDVDDIDIYYFNSWARFPVYEADFGWGKPVWAGTARFFWKNLIMLMGRGGDGGMEAWVTLEEEEMVKFEKDQELVSYATSLASIAA, encoded by the coding sequence atggcggcagcagcagcagcagcggcaGAGATGTTCACGGTGGAAGTCACCTCCCAAGAGACCGTCAAGCCTTCTTCCCCCACTCCTCCCCACCTCCAAACCCACTCCCTCTCCTGGTTCGACCAGCTCGCCCCTCCCTCCCAtgtccccctcctcctcttctactcccctcccccctcccctgTCCTCCAATCCCTCAAGCGCTCCCTTTCCCagaccctctccctcttccccctCCTCGCCGGCCGCCTCGAGAACGAGGCATCTCAGATCCGATGCGGCGACCAGGGCGTGGAGTTTTTCGAAGCCCGCGTCGACTCCACGCTCTCCCATCTCCAGCAGCAGCAGCTAAGTCTCCAGTCTCTGGATGCTCTGCTCCCTTGTGACCGCTCTTGCAGCTGCTGGGGGCAAGCGCTCCTCGCCGTCCAAATCAACACCCTCTCCTGCGGCAGCGTCGTCATCGGCATCTGCGTCGCCCACAAGATCGCCGACGGCCTCTCGCTCGCCAATTTCGTCACCGCATGGGCCGCCGCTGCCGCCGGTGGCGGCGGTGGCGACATCCCCCGCCCCAACTTGGGTGCCGCCTCACTCTTTCCCCCTTCCGAGAAGGCTAACCTCGCCCTGGCCTCCGTCAAATGGAGCCTGAAGCCGACCAAGAAGCTCCTCACCAAGCGGTTCCTCTTCGACGAGGCGAATCTCGCCGCTCTTCGAGGCTCGTCCTCGACGCGGGTCGAAGCGGTGGCGGCGCTCGTCTGGCGGTGCGCCATGCGGGCCCGACCAGAAGAAGCGGCGGCGAGGGTGTCGTTGGCATTCGTCGTCGTCGACGTGCGGGGGAGAATGGAGCCGCCGCTGGATGGAAGCTCGTTCGGGAATCTCTGCATCTACGCGGCCGCGTCGGAGGTGGAGGCAGGGGACGAGGGGGCGAAGCGGCGGACGGAAGTGAAGCTGAGGAATGGGATAAAGAAGATCGATAAGGAGTACTTGGGGCAGCTTCAGGGCGCGGACGGGCCGCTGCTGGCGTtcgagaaggggagggaggcgGCGAGGGAGCACGGCAAGGGAGATGACGATGTGGACGATATTGATATCTACTACTTCAACAGCTGGGCTCGGTTTCCAGTATACGAGGCGGATTTTGGCTGGGGGAAGCCTGTGTGGGCGGGCACCGCGAGGTTCTTCTGGAAGAATTTAATTATGCTGATGGGGAGGGGTGGGGATGGAGGGATGGAGGCTTGGGTGActctggaggaggaggagatggtgAAATTTGAGAAAGACCAGGAGCTCGTTTCCTATGCTACTTCCCTCGCTTCCATTGCAGCCTAG